The window GCAAGTCCTTCCAGAGGGGCTGGTGCGGCTCTTCCATCAACAAAGTCTTCGGGGGCCGGCCGAGGGTTGCCCAGAGGGCCTGCCACAACTCTTCCGTGATGAAGGGCATGAAAGGGTGCAGGGCGTGGAGAACCCCGTCCAAGACTTCCGCCAGGGTTTGACGGGCCGCCCGGGCCGAGTCGGCGTCGGCGCCGGGGGACAGGCGGGGTTTGACCATCTCAATGTACCAATCGCAAAAATCGTTCCAGAAAAACCCGTAGAGGGCGCGCGCCGCCTGGGCGGGGTCGAAGGCGTCCATGTGGCCGTCCACCGCGCGGGCGACGGCGGCGAAGCGCGCCGCGATCCATCGGTCTTCCACGGCCCGGGACGCCAGCGGCGCGTCCGCGGCCGGGGCGAAGCCCGCCAGGTTCATCATCACAAACCGGCTGGCGTTCCACACTTTGTTGGCGAAGTTGCGGGCGCCGACAAAGTTGTCGTCGGCCATTTGCATGTCCCGGCCGGGCGAGGCCTGCGTCACCAGCGCGAAGCGCAGGGCGTCGGTGCCGAACTTCTTCATGACGTCCAGGGGGTCGATCACGTTGTTGAGGGACTTGGACATCTTGCGCCCCTGCTTGTCGCGGACGATGCCGTGGATGAAGACATCCCGGTAAGGCACTTCGTTGCGGAACTCCAACCCCATCATCACCATGCGCGCCACCCACAGGTAGAGGATTTCGTGGCCCGTGGCCAACACCGACGTCGGGTAGAAATAATCCAAATCCTTGTTGGCGTCCGGCCAACCCAGGGTGGTCAAGGGCCACAATCCCGAGGAAAACCACGTGTCCAAGACGTCCGGGTCTTGGATGAAATCCGCGCCGCCGCAATCCGCGCAGGGGGCGGGGCGGGTCTCGGTGGCCTGGGCGCTCTTGAGTCCCGCCGCTCGCAGGAGTTCTTTGGTCCATTGGGATTTGAATTCCGGGTCCTGATCCAAATGGTGGCGAAGAGTCCCAGCCTGAAGATTCGATTCCGCACACTTGCGGCAATACCAAATGGGGATCTGGTGGCCCCACCAGATTTGGCGGGAGACGCACCAGTCTTTGTTGTTGTCCAACCAGGCCAAATAAGGCTTGGCCCAGGATTCGGGGTGGATTTTGACGCGCCCCTCCCGGGTGGCGGCCGCGGCCCGGGAGGCCATTTCCTGGGTTTTCACAAACCATTGACTGGATTCCAAGGGTTCTATCACCGTGGCGCACCGGTAACAGGTGGACACGTTGTTCTTGTGGGGCTCGACTTTGACCAAAAAGCCCTGGGCCTCCAGGTCGGCCAGGACCTTGGCGCGGGCGTCTTTCACCGACAGGCCGGCGTAGTCGGTCCCCGCGGCGGCGGTCATTTTCCCGTCGAACCCGATGACGGTGAGGGAGGCGAGCTTGTGGCGACCGCCGATGTCGGCGTCCGTGGCGTCGTGGGCGGGGGTCACTTTCACCGCGCCGGAGCCGAAGGATTTGTCCACCGCCGCGTCAAAAACCAGGGGGATCTCGAAATTGGCGTCGCCCGCCCGCCGCAAAGGCAGGCGCAGGGTCTTCCCGCGTTTGTCGGCGTAGCGCGGGTCCTCCGGATGGACCGCCACGGCGGTGTCGCCGAGCATCGTTTCGGGTCGGGTGGTGGCCACGACCACGTCGCCGCCGTCCGCCAGGGGGTAACGGATGTGCCACAAATGGCCGGATTGCTCGACGTATTCGACTTCGATGTCCGATAGGGCGGTGCCGCAGCGGGCGCACCAATTGACGAGCCGCTTGCCGAGGTAGACCTTCCCTTTTTGGTGCAAATCGACGAAGGCGCGCTGCACGGCGCGGGAGCTTTTTTCGTCCATGGTGAAGCGCGTGCGGGTCCAGTCCAAGGAGCTGCCCAACTTGCGGAGCTGGTGCAAAATAGCGTCGCCCGATTCCTTGCGCCAGGCCCACATGCGTTCCAAAAAGGCGGCGCGGCCCAGGTCGTGACGGGTTTTGCCCTCTTTCTTGAGGATTTTTTCGACGACGTTTTGGGTGGCGATGCCGCCGTGGTCCGTGCCGGGGACCCAGAGAGCCTTGAACCCCTTCATGCGCGCCCGGCGAACCAGCACGTCCTGCAGGGTGTTGTTCAGCGCGTGCCCCATGTGGAGGGACCCCGTTACGTTGGGCGGGGGAATCACGATGGTGAAGGGCCGTTTGGCCGGGTCGGGCGCGGCCCCGAACAGGCCGCGCTTTTCCCACACCTCGTACCATTTGGACTCCGGGGTTTCCGGCGTGTAAACGCTGGGAAGTTCCGTCATAGGGCGCCCATATTACTACATTGGCCGCGGGGGGCCAAATTGACGCCCGCGCGCGCATTGCCTACAATCGCCTACCATGGCGCGCCTCCTGGTGGTCGAAGACGAAGAATCCAACCGCGAATTCCTCAAATTCGTTCTGGAAAACGCCGGCCACACGGTGGAGGCCGCCGTGGACGGGCAGGCCGCCCTCGACGCCGTGGCCGCCCGGCCCCCCGAATTGATCGTCTTGGACGTGATGTTGCCCGAGGTCCACGGCTACGAGGTGTGCCACCGGGTCAAGACCAACCCCAAAACCGCCCGCATCAAAGTCATCATGTTGACCGCCAAGGCGTTCCCGGCCGACCGCCACCAGGCCAAGGACGTGGGCGCGGACGATTTTCTGGCCAAGCCCGTGGACCCGTCGATTTTGGTGGACCACGTCAACGCCCTTCTGTCGGGCGCCAAACCGTCTTTTTTTTGAGAGAGCCTCCCTCGCCCTTGACCGGGGAGAGGGGGGTTTCGTAAAA of the Elusimicrobiota bacterium genome contains:
- a CDS encoding valine--tRNA ligase, which gives rise to MTELPSVYTPETPESKWYEVWEKRGLFGAAPDPAKRPFTIVIPPPNVTGSLHMGHALNNTLQDVLVRRARMKGFKALWVPGTDHGGIATQNVVEKILKKEGKTRHDLGRAAFLERMWAWRKESGDAILHQLRKLGSSLDWTRTRFTMDEKSSRAVQRAFVDLHQKGKVYLGKRLVNWCARCGTALSDIEVEYVEQSGHLWHIRYPLADGGDVVVATTRPETMLGDTAVAVHPEDPRYADKRGKTLRLPLRRAGDANFEIPLVFDAAVDKSFGSGAVKVTPAHDATDADIGGRHKLASLTVIGFDGKMTAAAGTDYAGLSVKDARAKVLADLEAQGFLVKVEPHKNNVSTCYRCATVIEPLESSQWFVKTQEMASRAAAATREGRVKIHPESWAKPYLAWLDNNKDWCVSRQIWWGHQIPIWYCRKCAESNLQAGTLRHHLDQDPEFKSQWTKELLRAAGLKSAQATETRPAPCADCGGADFIQDPDVLDTWFSSGLWPLTTLGWPDANKDLDYFYPTSVLATGHEILYLWVARMVMMGLEFRNEVPYRDVFIHGIVRDKQGRKMSKSLNNVIDPLDVMKKFGTDALRFALVTQASPGRDMQMADDNFVGARNFANKVWNASRFVMMNLAGFAPAADAPLASRAVEDRWIAARFAAVARAVDGHMDAFDPAQAARALYGFFWNDFCDWYIEMVKPRLSPGADADSARAARQTLAEVLDGVLHALHPFMPFITEELWQALWATLGRPPKTLLMEEPHQPLWKDLPAGDEDQRAIGLVQDVVSSLRTIRSEMNVPPGKAIRVAVNLTAAAPATKAVLKTLSHHIAHLGKLGEWKAVEAGAFETPPQAAAAAAADFEMFIPLEGLIDFEKEKARLEKEKAACENGIARDTEHLANPDFRQRAPAAKVAEVETRLAEGRARLARLGAFIKSLSN
- a CDS encoding response regulator, giving the protein MARLLVVEDEESNREFLKFVLENAGHTVEAAVDGQAALDAVAARPPELIVLDVMLPEVHGYEVCHRVKTNPKTARIKVIMLTAKAFPADRHQAKDVGADDFLAKPVDPSILVDHVNALLSGAKPSFF